In one window of Clupea harengus chromosome 4, Ch_v2.0.2, whole genome shotgun sequence DNA:
- the rnf17 gene encoding RING finger protein 17 isoform X2 has translation MRNCISCVLEGQDWLEVMMSENPFAITCKICRQFFILAEEEEGNLPHLLQCGHVYCASCLNLLKSPSNTITCPNCKWETSVNEDGVDGLQVDGKTIGLIYTTKIRKSREDRQKAITEKGLAVIESGLKEKEAALKMAVDDALTEAIQNQCHLQSIYESLVDGLQIQVRAEKKRLLAEISEVTKKAINLVQKRKMALVSGLGELDHLFSESRCMLQEVEQKKKSLENAIAKARNLNSPVLEEYCDTEQVLEALRAPLDVQAFDLKCLTQDSGLRCSLDAGKLEQSLSISQGSITWRLSGSSVESRRSRSRPQTPSPPSASDWVQEYQGPPQVQSISSPNIIIEEIIEDSPAVSVQRIPSPVPKQQESQKKRKGRPLLDLPVYEEKARLFWVVVTHVVNPADFYVRYVSEQRAGAQLSRKINSFCMGSNCMFLPEHIIRNGDLLFVRWKAGVWCRTQVIDLYQVRGVETVRQCVAADISKLKVFFLDYGFTKGITVTSGDVLLELNECLRRPDRPAQSEMSRWPPQAIRCCLNGIVPAQLSGWSSESCKEIRNVTGSSAVRMQVYGEDRGTLLVDLKKAPMDHTNSLMPISLRDHLVFMEFARFRGPVTASATRCRPLQYYPPVLPKPKTEFYALVSHINTPSDFFIQLTENMEFPLLASKLQAFYGACSDGISQQLHCPMQEQACVALNEDNVWYRALIIGFQGMLMAEVHLVDIGSKRVVPVSDLRVIKDDFLSLPAMAVWCRLADIECDGDYWSDPSIKRFQNLAEKKLVTVVIQKFLSCHGPSPVCLFEADDQRESRSIAHILIAEALVKSPKNLPPVTPEVSVWDPPLESVEAEPSTMESGDSIQLSPTITIPANQKDIRVRVTHVISPANIYVQLVQYDGQLKRQQERLQHEFGTSAQMSVDWEAGMSCAALINTVWERGEVSGIISSNMAEVLRCDFGNSVRVSVDNLRPLPPQMIGSFLLDCCLSGIRPAGGLKWTATSCDLISFYLTGAMALMTVKEPPPACPVGVSLFCSNQAGQNVSMADFLISEGLALPKRKYREVTFGEPKPMEALPALEETHDESLPEDLNTHTDDHASEAPPSTEAYPPPEPAAHLGHTRMSITAVGEDGVIYGMTSQAEIEFEHLKKRLQQHIKATPVLKHHNWRDVQGCIIKGTDMLWHRGRVVELIGGQVKVQYVDLGLVENIPVCHVYPMVVCEDVPQLCVPLRLHKGKPVGRHWHLDAVALMKELVLGRRVNVQIMELPAEPRECVPIEILFEGMTMSRIMAHHHPACINISAIDLEEQVFSPLVDLDDWNLDTKGLLDPPLLSGTFADPPLPKVGQRFPVKIKHLCTPNKVYLSVQENVSHEEGEASLEEVLECVNADVKSLSLLTDFPIGGACLAEYSDGSFYRAELTGFVSISPEIKMLIRHVDFGSDDTVSIHKLRCLPECLLDFPRKAVCVRLGGFQPPRLCSESKRLPYAPEWSVKALLEMMNLLQQKGVFRALITAAGEETIAYLYSPDGTLLHNSLVKRGLADLE, from the exons ATGAGAAACTGCATCAGCTGCGTGCTGGAAGGTCAAGATTGGCTCGAAGTCATGATGTCTGAAAATCCTTTTGCAATTACTTGCAAGATATGCCGTCAATTCTTCATATTAGCGG aggaagaagaaggcaATCTCCCACACCTTCTCCAGTGTGGTCATGTGTATTGTGCTTCCTGTCTGAACTTGCTGAAGTCACCATCAAATACAATCACGTGCCCGAACTGCAAG TGGGAAACTAGTGTGAACGAAGATGGAGTTGATGGACTGCAGGTGGACGGCAAGACCATTGGCCTCATTTACACAACCAAAATTAGGAAGAG CcgagaagacagacagaaagccaTCACTGAAAAGGGCTTAGCTGTCATTGAATCGGGACTCAAGGAGAAG GAAGCGGCTCTTAAAATGGCAGTGGATGATGCCCTCACTGAAGCAATTCAAAATCAGTGTCATTTGCAGAGTATTTATGAG TCTCTGGTTGATGGGCTGCAGATTCAGGTGAGGGCTGAAAAAAAGCGCCTGCTGGCAGAGATCTCCGAGGTGACTAAGAAAGCCATCAACCTAGTGCAGAAGAG gaagaTGGCGTTGGTGTCAGGGTTGGGTGAGCTGGATCACTTGTTCTCTGAGAGTCGCTGTATGCTGCAGGAGGTAGAGCAAAAGAAGAAAAGTCTAGAGAATGCAATTGCGAAGGCCAGAAACTTAAACTCGCCTGTGCTCGAGGAGTACTGCGATACTGAACAG GTGCTGGAGGCTCTGCGTGCTCCTCTGGATGTGCAGGCTTTTGATCTGAAATGCCTGACCCAGGACTCAGGACTCCG CTGCAGTCTTGATGCAGGGAAACTGGAGCAGTCTCTCAGCATCAGCCAGGGCAGCATCACCTG GAGATTGTCTGGAAGCTCAGTGGAATCTCGTCGCAGCCGCTCTCGGCCACagaccccctcacccccctctgccTCTGACTGGGTGCAGGAATACCAGGGGCCTCCACAAGTTCAGTCCATCTCCAGCCCCAATATCATTATCGAGGAGATCATTGAGGACAGCCCTGCAG TCTCTGTACAGCGAATCCCATCCCCGGTACCAAAGCAACAGGAGAGTCAGAAGAAGCGCAAAGGGCGGCCGCTTCTAGATCTGCCAGTCTACGAAGAGaaag CGCGCCTGTTCTGGGTAGTTGTGACTCATGTGGTCAACCCAGCTGATTTCTACGTGCGCTACGTGTCTGAGCAAAGGGCAGGCGCTCAGCTAAGCAGGAAGATCAACTCCTTCTGCATGGGGAGCAATTGCATGTTCCTTCCTGAGCATATAATCAGAAATG GTGACCTGCTGTTTGTACGCTGGAAAGCTGGCGTGTGGTGCAGAACTCAGGTGATTGATCTGTACCAGGTGAGGGGTGTGGAGACTGTGAGGCAGTGCGTGGCTGCAGACATCAGCAAGCTTAAAGTCTTCTTCCTGGACTATGGCTTTACTAAGGGCATTACAGTTAcaag TGGTGACGTGCTGTTGGAGCTGAATGAGTGCCTGAGGAGACCCGATCGACCCGCTCAATCTGAGATGAGCCGCTGGCCTCCACAAGCCATCAGGTGCTGCCTCAATGGTATCGTTCCTGCCCAG TTGAGTGGCTGGAGCAGTGAAAGCTGTAAGGAGATTAGAAATGTGACTGGCTCGTCAGCTGTGCGGATGCAAGTGTATGGTGAAGACAGAGGGACGCTGCTAGTAGACCTGAAGAAAGCCCCCATGGACCACACCAACAGCCTCATGCCCATCTCACTTAGAGATCACCTGGTGTTCATGGAGTTTGCCCG GTTCCGTGGTCCTGTGACTGCTAGTGCTACCAGGTGTAGGCCTCTGCAGTACTACCCTCCTGTTCTGCCTAAACCAAAGACCGAGTTCTACGCCCTCGTTTCTCACATCAATACACCCTCTGACTTCTTCATCCAGCTG ACTGAAAACATGGAGTTTCCCCTCCTGGCGTCGAAGCTGCAGGCGTTTTATGGGGCATGCTCGGACGGAATCTCCCAGCAGCTGCACTGCCCTATGCAAGAGCAGGCCTGTGTGGCACTCAATGAGGACAATGTGTGGTACAGAGCTCTTAtcatag GTTTCCAGGGAATGCTAATGGCAGAGGTGCATTTGGTGGATATTGGGAGCAAAAGGGTGGTGCCAGTGAGCGATCTGAGAGTCATTAAAGATGACTTCCTGTCCCTGCCCGCCATG GCTGTATGGTGTCGTCTGGCAGATATAGAGTGTGATGGAGATTATTGGAGTGATCCAAGTATTAAGAGGTTCCAGAACTTGGCTGAAAAGAAACTGGTCACTGTTGTGatacaga AGTTCTTGTCCTGCCATGGGCCTTCGCCAGTCTGTCTGTTTGAGGCGGATGACCAGAGGGAATCCAGGAGCATTGCACATATTCTTATTGCCGAAGCATTAGTCAAGag TCCGAAGAATTTGCCCCCCGTAACCCCAGAGGTGTCAGTGTGGGACCCACCCCTCGAGAGTGTGGAGGCAGAGCCCAGCACCATGGAGTCAGGAGATTCTATTCAGCTGAGTCCCACAATTACtatcccagccaatcagaaggacATAAGAGTGAGAGTCACTCATGTCATATCACCAGCTAACATCTATGTCCAGCTCGTCCAGTATGACGGACAGCTCAAGAG GCAGCAGGAACGGCTGCAGCATGAGTTTGGCACATCAGCACAGATGAGTGTGGATTGGGAGGCGGGGATGTCTTGTGCTGCCCTCATCAACACAgtctgggagagaggagaagtgtcTGGCATCATATCCAGCAACATGGCAGAG gttctGCGTTGTGATTTTGGGAACAGTGTCAGGGTGTCTGTAGACAACCTCAGGCCCCTCCCTCCTCAGATGATTGGCTCATTTCTTCTTGACTGTTGTCTCAGCGGAATAAG GCCGGCTGGGGGACTTAAGTGGACAGCAACATCTTGTGACCTCATTTCATTTTACCTGACTGGAGCCATGGCTCTGATGActgtcaag GAGCCACCTCCTGCTTGTCCAGTTGGAGTGTCTCTGTTCTGCTCCAACCAGGCAGGGCAGAATGTCAGCATGGCAGACTTCCTCATCAGTGAAGGCCTGGCACTTCCGAAGAGGAAatatag GGAGGTAACCTTTGGGGAGCCAAAGCCAATGGAAGCTCTTCCAGCGTTGGAGGAGACCCACGATGAGTCTCTCCCAGAGGacttgaatacacacacagatgatcacGCCTCAGAGGCACCCCCGAGCACCGAGGCCTACCCTCCTCCTGAACCAGCAGCACATCTGGGGCACACACGCATGAGCATCACCGCAGTAGGGGAGGATGGAGTCATCTACGGCATGACCTcacaagcag agaTTGAGTTTGAGCATCTGAAGAAGCGTCTGCAGCAGCACATCAAAGCCACGCCAGTGCTAAAGCATCACAACTGGCGCGATGTCCAAGGCTGCATCATCAAGGGAACAGATATGCTGTGGCATCGGGGTCGAGTGGTGGAGCTTATCGGAGGACAAGTCAAG GTGCAGTATGTGGATCTGGGTCTGGTCGAGAACATTCCAGTGTGTCACGTGTATCCCATGGTAGTGTGTGAGGACGTGCCCCAGCTGTGTGTGCCCCTCCGACTCCACAAGGGCAAAccg GTGGGAAGGCATTGGCACCTTGATGCTGTTGCCCTGATGAAGGAGCTGGTGCTTGGCAGACGTGTCAATGTTCAGATTATG GAGCTGCCTGCAGAACCACGGGAGTGTGTTCCCATTGAGATCCTTTTTGAGGGAATGACCATGAGCAGAATCATGGCACACCATCATCCCGCCTGCATTAACATCTCAGCTATTGACCTTGAG gagCAGGTGTTCAGTCCACTGGTCGATCTAGATGACTGGAACTTGGACACCAAG GGCTTGCTGGACCCCCCTCTATTGTCAGGGACTTTCGCTGATCCTCCTCTCCCCAAAGTAGGCCAACGCTTCCCTGTGAAAATCAAACATCTGTGCACTCCCAACAAG GTATACCTGAGTGTACAGGAGAATGTGAGCCACGAGGAGGGTGAGGCTTCTCTAGAAGAAGTCCTGGAGTGTGTCAATGCAGATGTGAAGTCACTGTCTCTCCTCACTGATTTCCCCATCG GGGGGGCATGTCTGGCTGAGTACAGTGATGGCAGTTTCTACAGAGCTGAGCTGACAGGCTTTGTGTCCATCAGTCCAGAAATAAAGATGCTCATCAGACACGTGGACTTTGGCTCAGATGACACTGTGTCCATACACAA gCTGCGCTGTCTCCCAGAGTGTCTGCTTGATTTTCCTcgtaaggcagtgtgtgtgcgtttgggtgGTTTTCAGCCTCCACGTTTGTGTTCTGAGTCCAAGCGCCTCCCTTATGCTCCTGAGTGGAGTGTGAAAGCGCTGCTAGAGATGATGAACCTGTTGCAGCAGAAAGGTGTTTTTCGTGCCTTGATAACA GCTGCGGGTGAGGAAACCATTGCCTACCTCTACAGTCCAGATGGTACTCTGTTGCACAACTCACTGGTGAAGAGAGGCCTCGCCGACTTAGAGTGA
- the rnf17 gene encoding RING finger protein 17 isoform X1 — protein sequence MRNCISCVLEGQDWLEVMMSENPFAITCKICRQFFILAEEEEGNLPHLLQCGHVYCASCLNLLKSPSNTITCPNCKWETSVNEDGVDGLQVDGKTIGLIYTTKIRKSREDRQKAITEKGLAVIESGLKEKEAALKMAVDDALTEAIQNQCHLQSIYESLVDGLQIQVRAEKKRLLAEISEVTKKAINLVQKRKMALVSGLGELDHLFSESRCMLQEVEQKKKSLENAIAKARNLNSPVLEEYCDTEQVLEALRAPLDVQAFDLKCLTQDSGLRCSLDAGKLEQSLSISQGSITCMSKECVAPTSRRLSGSSVESRRSRSRPQTPSPPSASDWVQEYQGPPQVQSISSPNIIIEEIIEDSPAVSVQRIPSPVPKQQESQKKRKGRPLLDLPVYEEKARLFWVVVTHVVNPADFYVRYVSEQRAGAQLSRKINSFCMGSNCMFLPEHIIRNGDLLFVRWKAGVWCRTQVIDLYQVRGVETVRQCVAADISKLKVFFLDYGFTKGITVTSGDVLLELNECLRRPDRPAQSEMSRWPPQAIRCCLNGIVPAQLSGWSSESCKEIRNVTGSSAVRMQVYGEDRGTLLVDLKKAPMDHTNSLMPISLRDHLVFMEFARFRGPVTASATRCRPLQYYPPVLPKPKTEFYALVSHINTPSDFFIQLTENMEFPLLASKLQAFYGACSDGISQQLHCPMQEQACVALNEDNVWYRALIIGFQGMLMAEVHLVDIGSKRVVPVSDLRVIKDDFLSLPAMAVWCRLADIECDGDYWSDPSIKRFQNLAEKKLVTVVIQKFLSCHGPSPVCLFEADDQRESRSIAHILIAEALVKSPKNLPPVTPEVSVWDPPLESVEAEPSTMESGDSIQLSPTITIPANQKDIRVRVTHVISPANIYVQLVQYDGQLKRQQERLQHEFGTSAQMSVDWEAGMSCAALINTVWERGEVSGIISSNMAEVLRCDFGNSVRVSVDNLRPLPPQMIGSFLLDCCLSGIRPAGGLKWTATSCDLISFYLTGAMALMTVKEPPPACPVGVSLFCSNQAGQNVSMADFLISEGLALPKRKYREVTFGEPKPMEALPALEETHDESLPEDLNTHTDDHASEAPPSTEAYPPPEPAAHLGHTRMSITAVGEDGVIYGMTSQAEIEFEHLKKRLQQHIKATPVLKHHNWRDVQGCIIKGTDMLWHRGRVVELIGGQVKVQYVDLGLVENIPVCHVYPMVVCEDVPQLCVPLRLHKGKPVGRHWHLDAVALMKELVLGRRVNVQIMELPAEPRECVPIEILFEGMTMSRIMAHHHPACINISAIDLEEQVFSPLVDLDDWNLDTKGLLDPPLLSGTFADPPLPKVGQRFPVKIKHLCTPNKVYLSVQENVSHEEGEASLEEVLECVNADVKSLSLLTDFPIGGACLAEYSDGSFYRAELTGFVSISPEIKMLIRHVDFGSDDTVSIHKLRCLPECLLDFPRKAVCVRLGGFQPPRLCSESKRLPYAPEWSVKALLEMMNLLQQKGVFRALITAAGEETIAYLYSPDGTLLHNSLVKRGLADLE from the exons ATGAGAAACTGCATCAGCTGCGTGCTGGAAGGTCAAGATTGGCTCGAAGTCATGATGTCTGAAAATCCTTTTGCAATTACTTGCAAGATATGCCGTCAATTCTTCATATTAGCGG aggaagaagaaggcaATCTCCCACACCTTCTCCAGTGTGGTCATGTGTATTGTGCTTCCTGTCTGAACTTGCTGAAGTCACCATCAAATACAATCACGTGCCCGAACTGCAAG TGGGAAACTAGTGTGAACGAAGATGGAGTTGATGGACTGCAGGTGGACGGCAAGACCATTGGCCTCATTTACACAACCAAAATTAGGAAGAG CcgagaagacagacagaaagccaTCACTGAAAAGGGCTTAGCTGTCATTGAATCGGGACTCAAGGAGAAG GAAGCGGCTCTTAAAATGGCAGTGGATGATGCCCTCACTGAAGCAATTCAAAATCAGTGTCATTTGCAGAGTATTTATGAG TCTCTGGTTGATGGGCTGCAGATTCAGGTGAGGGCTGAAAAAAAGCGCCTGCTGGCAGAGATCTCCGAGGTGACTAAGAAAGCCATCAACCTAGTGCAGAAGAG gaagaTGGCGTTGGTGTCAGGGTTGGGTGAGCTGGATCACTTGTTCTCTGAGAGTCGCTGTATGCTGCAGGAGGTAGAGCAAAAGAAGAAAAGTCTAGAGAATGCAATTGCGAAGGCCAGAAACTTAAACTCGCCTGTGCTCGAGGAGTACTGCGATACTGAACAG GTGCTGGAGGCTCTGCGTGCTCCTCTGGATGTGCAGGCTTTTGATCTGAAATGCCTGACCCAGGACTCAGGACTCCG CTGCAGTCTTGATGCAGGGAAACTGGAGCAGTCTCTCAGCATCAGCCAGGGCAGCATCACCTG tatgtCTAAGGAGTGTGTGGCTCCAACCTCCAGGAGATTGTCTGGAAGCTCAGTGGAATCTCGTCGCAGCCGCTCTCGGCCACagaccccctcacccccctctgccTCTGACTGGGTGCAGGAATACCAGGGGCCTCCACAAGTTCAGTCCATCTCCAGCCCCAATATCATTATCGAGGAGATCATTGAGGACAGCCCTGCAG TCTCTGTACAGCGAATCCCATCCCCGGTACCAAAGCAACAGGAGAGTCAGAAGAAGCGCAAAGGGCGGCCGCTTCTAGATCTGCCAGTCTACGAAGAGaaag CGCGCCTGTTCTGGGTAGTTGTGACTCATGTGGTCAACCCAGCTGATTTCTACGTGCGCTACGTGTCTGAGCAAAGGGCAGGCGCTCAGCTAAGCAGGAAGATCAACTCCTTCTGCATGGGGAGCAATTGCATGTTCCTTCCTGAGCATATAATCAGAAATG GTGACCTGCTGTTTGTACGCTGGAAAGCTGGCGTGTGGTGCAGAACTCAGGTGATTGATCTGTACCAGGTGAGGGGTGTGGAGACTGTGAGGCAGTGCGTGGCTGCAGACATCAGCAAGCTTAAAGTCTTCTTCCTGGACTATGGCTTTACTAAGGGCATTACAGTTAcaag TGGTGACGTGCTGTTGGAGCTGAATGAGTGCCTGAGGAGACCCGATCGACCCGCTCAATCTGAGATGAGCCGCTGGCCTCCACAAGCCATCAGGTGCTGCCTCAATGGTATCGTTCCTGCCCAG TTGAGTGGCTGGAGCAGTGAAAGCTGTAAGGAGATTAGAAATGTGACTGGCTCGTCAGCTGTGCGGATGCAAGTGTATGGTGAAGACAGAGGGACGCTGCTAGTAGACCTGAAGAAAGCCCCCATGGACCACACCAACAGCCTCATGCCCATCTCACTTAGAGATCACCTGGTGTTCATGGAGTTTGCCCG GTTCCGTGGTCCTGTGACTGCTAGTGCTACCAGGTGTAGGCCTCTGCAGTACTACCCTCCTGTTCTGCCTAAACCAAAGACCGAGTTCTACGCCCTCGTTTCTCACATCAATACACCCTCTGACTTCTTCATCCAGCTG ACTGAAAACATGGAGTTTCCCCTCCTGGCGTCGAAGCTGCAGGCGTTTTATGGGGCATGCTCGGACGGAATCTCCCAGCAGCTGCACTGCCCTATGCAAGAGCAGGCCTGTGTGGCACTCAATGAGGACAATGTGTGGTACAGAGCTCTTAtcatag GTTTCCAGGGAATGCTAATGGCAGAGGTGCATTTGGTGGATATTGGGAGCAAAAGGGTGGTGCCAGTGAGCGATCTGAGAGTCATTAAAGATGACTTCCTGTCCCTGCCCGCCATG GCTGTATGGTGTCGTCTGGCAGATATAGAGTGTGATGGAGATTATTGGAGTGATCCAAGTATTAAGAGGTTCCAGAACTTGGCTGAAAAGAAACTGGTCACTGTTGTGatacaga AGTTCTTGTCCTGCCATGGGCCTTCGCCAGTCTGTCTGTTTGAGGCGGATGACCAGAGGGAATCCAGGAGCATTGCACATATTCTTATTGCCGAAGCATTAGTCAAGag TCCGAAGAATTTGCCCCCCGTAACCCCAGAGGTGTCAGTGTGGGACCCACCCCTCGAGAGTGTGGAGGCAGAGCCCAGCACCATGGAGTCAGGAGATTCTATTCAGCTGAGTCCCACAATTACtatcccagccaatcagaaggacATAAGAGTGAGAGTCACTCATGTCATATCACCAGCTAACATCTATGTCCAGCTCGTCCAGTATGACGGACAGCTCAAGAG GCAGCAGGAACGGCTGCAGCATGAGTTTGGCACATCAGCACAGATGAGTGTGGATTGGGAGGCGGGGATGTCTTGTGCTGCCCTCATCAACACAgtctgggagagaggagaagtgtcTGGCATCATATCCAGCAACATGGCAGAG gttctGCGTTGTGATTTTGGGAACAGTGTCAGGGTGTCTGTAGACAACCTCAGGCCCCTCCCTCCTCAGATGATTGGCTCATTTCTTCTTGACTGTTGTCTCAGCGGAATAAG GCCGGCTGGGGGACTTAAGTGGACAGCAACATCTTGTGACCTCATTTCATTTTACCTGACTGGAGCCATGGCTCTGATGActgtcaag GAGCCACCTCCTGCTTGTCCAGTTGGAGTGTCTCTGTTCTGCTCCAACCAGGCAGGGCAGAATGTCAGCATGGCAGACTTCCTCATCAGTGAAGGCCTGGCACTTCCGAAGAGGAAatatag GGAGGTAACCTTTGGGGAGCCAAAGCCAATGGAAGCTCTTCCAGCGTTGGAGGAGACCCACGATGAGTCTCTCCCAGAGGacttgaatacacacacagatgatcacGCCTCAGAGGCACCCCCGAGCACCGAGGCCTACCCTCCTCCTGAACCAGCAGCACATCTGGGGCACACACGCATGAGCATCACCGCAGTAGGGGAGGATGGAGTCATCTACGGCATGACCTcacaagcag agaTTGAGTTTGAGCATCTGAAGAAGCGTCTGCAGCAGCACATCAAAGCCACGCCAGTGCTAAAGCATCACAACTGGCGCGATGTCCAAGGCTGCATCATCAAGGGAACAGATATGCTGTGGCATCGGGGTCGAGTGGTGGAGCTTATCGGAGGACAAGTCAAG GTGCAGTATGTGGATCTGGGTCTGGTCGAGAACATTCCAGTGTGTCACGTGTATCCCATGGTAGTGTGTGAGGACGTGCCCCAGCTGTGTGTGCCCCTCCGACTCCACAAGGGCAAAccg GTGGGAAGGCATTGGCACCTTGATGCTGTTGCCCTGATGAAGGAGCTGGTGCTTGGCAGACGTGTCAATGTTCAGATTATG GAGCTGCCTGCAGAACCACGGGAGTGTGTTCCCATTGAGATCCTTTTTGAGGGAATGACCATGAGCAGAATCATGGCACACCATCATCCCGCCTGCATTAACATCTCAGCTATTGACCTTGAG gagCAGGTGTTCAGTCCACTGGTCGATCTAGATGACTGGAACTTGGACACCAAG GGCTTGCTGGACCCCCCTCTATTGTCAGGGACTTTCGCTGATCCTCCTCTCCCCAAAGTAGGCCAACGCTTCCCTGTGAAAATCAAACATCTGTGCACTCCCAACAAG GTATACCTGAGTGTACAGGAGAATGTGAGCCACGAGGAGGGTGAGGCTTCTCTAGAAGAAGTCCTGGAGTGTGTCAATGCAGATGTGAAGTCACTGTCTCTCCTCACTGATTTCCCCATCG GGGGGGCATGTCTGGCTGAGTACAGTGATGGCAGTTTCTACAGAGCTGAGCTGACAGGCTTTGTGTCCATCAGTCCAGAAATAAAGATGCTCATCAGACACGTGGACTTTGGCTCAGATGACACTGTGTCCATACACAA gCTGCGCTGTCTCCCAGAGTGTCTGCTTGATTTTCCTcgtaaggcagtgtgtgtgcgtttgggtgGTTTTCAGCCTCCACGTTTGTGTTCTGAGTCCAAGCGCCTCCCTTATGCTCCTGAGTGGAGTGTGAAAGCGCTGCTAGAGATGATGAACCTGTTGCAGCAGAAAGGTGTTTTTCGTGCCTTGATAACA GCTGCGGGTGAGGAAACCATTGCCTACCTCTACAGTCCAGATGGTACTCTGTTGCACAACTCACTGGTGAAGAGAGGCCTCGCCGACTTAGAGTGA